The nucleotide sequence CGCCCAGGTGGTGCAGGCGCGCCACGGACGGGACGAAGGCCGAGTTGATCGGGTTGAGCACGAAGATCGCGAGGCCGACCAGCCGCGTCGCGACCGTGTACGTCCCGACGTCCTCCGCCGAGGCGAGGTGGCCGAGGATGAGCGTGTCGGTCCAGACCAGGCCCGTCGTCGCGAGGGTCGAGCCCCAGCTGACGACGGCGAAGGAGGCCATCGGACGGGGCGTGTAGGTGGGGCGGGCGCGCTCGACGCGGCGCAGCCGCCGGACGAGGACGACGACGGCGAGGAGCGCCGCGGTCCACGAGGAGACGACGAGCGCCCACAGGGCGCCCATGAGGCCGTACCCGAGCAGCACGGCGAGGACCGTGAGGACCAGGCGCAGGCCGGGGTCGAGGATCTGGCCGATGAGCGTGAAGGCGCGTTGGCTGCGCCATCCCTGCGTCGCCGCGAGCGCCGCGCCCTGGACGGTCGCGGCGCTGACCGCGAGGGCGACGAGGAGGATGCCCTCGCGCAGCCCGGGCTCCTGGAGCAGGTCCGCGACGCGGCCCGCGAGCAGGGCCAGGGCGAGCGAGACGGCGATGCTGCCACCGACGGCGACGCCCATCCCGAGCCGGATCGTGCCGCGGACGGCGCCGGGGTCGGCGTCGGCGAGCCGCATGGCGACGAAGCGGGTCATCGTCGCGCGCACGCCGCCGAGGGCGACGAGGGTGAGGATCGTCAGCAGCGCGTAGCACATCGAGTACCGGCCGACGTCGGCTCCGGAGGTACCCAGGGCCAGGACGAGCATGATGACGAAGAGCGAGCCCTGGCTGAAGGCGGCGCCGACGATGTTGAGGCCGCCGCCGCGGGCCATCCGCCGCACGTCGTCGCCGCCCCCCGCGCCGCGGACGGGGCGTTCGGCCGTGGGGTCGTCGGCCGTGGGGTCGTCGGCCGTGCGGGCGGCCACGGGTGCCGCCGCGTCGTCAGGCCGGGGCATGCGCCGGCTCGACGCGCGCCGTCGGGGTCCCGGCCGTGGTCCCGGCCGCCGGCCCCACGCCGGAGCGTGACTCACGGGCCGCCAGCGAGCCGGCCGCGGACGCGCAGGCGGTGATCGCCAGGACGTACCAGAAGATCGCGACGCTCTGGATGACGTTGGCCGCGACGCTCATCACCGCGAACATGACGACGCAGACGAGGGCGCCGCCGGCCACGCCCCACTCGAGGGTCCCGCGCTGGGTCCGGCGGACCGCCCGGGCGGTGACCACGAGCATCGCGACGATGAGGCCCAGGTAGGCGAGCAGCCCGACGATGCCGGTCTCGACGTAGGCCTGGAGGTAGTCGTTGTGCGGCTGCTTGGCCGACTCGGTGTAGTACTGCGTGGCGTTGAGGCCGATGCCGGTGATCGGGTTGTTCTTGTTGATCGTCAGCAGGCTGGCCCAGTAGCCGAGGCGCCACGAGAGCGAGTTGCCCGTCGCTCCCCCGCCGAGCTCCGAGCCGGTCGTGCTCTCGGTCAGGCGGCCGAGGAGCCCCGGCGCGAGGACCACGGCCCCGATGCCCGCGACGACGAGCAGGCCGAGCAGGCCGTACCGGCGCTGCAGGAGGGCGATGAGGACCATGCCTGCGGCAGTGGCGCCGATCGCGCCGAGGGTGAGCGTCATGAGGAGGAAGACCCCGGCGACCGCGAGGAGCGGGGCGAGGAGGCGCTTGGAGCTCCGGCTGACGTACGGCAGGACCGCGACCCCGAGGAGGACGAGGAAGCAGAGGTAGCGGGCGTAGTCGTTGGACTGCGTGAAGGTCCCGGTCAGCCGGGTGAAGCCGCCCTTGACCTCGGCCGAGGCGTCACCGGTGAGCAGCCCGACGACGGTGTACCCCAGGGGGACGACGAGCGAGACGAAGCACGCGGCGAGGACGCGGCGCAGCATCCGCCGGTCGACGATGAGCCGCTCGAGGACGAGGTACATCATGACGGCCGAGGTGAGCCGGGCCAGCTGCAGGACGCTGGCCTGCACGTGGCTGGAGCCGAGCACGCTGAAGGCCCCGGCCGCGAGGAGGGCGACGAGCATCGTGCTCACCGACGAGAAGTTGCGCGAGCCGTGCGCGTAGAAGCTCGCCGCGAGCCAGAGCAGCGCGAAGACGAGGAAGAGCACGCCGATGATGCTCGACGGGTCCAGCCCGCGGGCGCTCACGGTGTTGGACGCCGTCGAGCCGGCGTCGCTGCCGCTCAGCTTGAGCGCGTCGGTGCCGGCCCGGATCGCGAGCAGCAGCAGGATGAACCAGCTGAAGCGGGTCGCGGCGACGAAGACCAGGGCGAGGCCGACGACGGCCGCCAGCGGCAGCACCGCGAGCCGGCTCGAGCCCGTGAGGATGCCGTAGCCGCTCGTGACCGAGGCGACGACGGCGAGGGCCACGAGGCCGGTGGTGACGGTGCGGTTCCACGTCGGCTCGAGGGACGCCGCGGACGGGCGTCGCAGGGCGACGGGGAGCTCGACGGTCACAACATGTCCTCACCGGGTGGAACGGCCCGGGGGCCGACGCACCGGTCTCGCGCGGGTCGTTCGGTTTCGACAACGAGCACCGGGCTGCGGCGAGGCAGGGGCCGATCGTGACGACTCCCCTGGTGGCCCCTGCACGGCACACTCCAGCCTACTGTACGGGCCCGTCGCCGCGCCCGGGCCGGATCGGCGTGAAGGGGTACCCGCCCGGTGTCTCCCGTTCCCGGACGCGAGGGCGTCCCCGCGTGGCAGGGTGGGGCCAGACGGGTGGCACCGCCGGCAGGGGCCGGTGCCGCACCAGGGTGCCTTCGCACCCGCTCAAGGGAAGTCCGGGTCGCCAGCCGCCATGCGCATCCTTCACGTCAACAAGTTCCTCTACCGCCGGGGCGGCGCCGAGGGCTACATGCTCGACGTCGGCGCGCTCCAGCGCGACGCGGGCCACGAGGTCGAGGTCTGGGGGATGACCCACCCCGACAACCTCCCCGGCCTGCCGCTGGCCGACACCTTCGCCCCCCACGTCGAGCTCGAGCCCGCGCCCGGCGGCCTCGCCGGGCTCGCCGCCTCCGCCCGGATGGTGTGGTCGCCCGCGAGCGGCCGCGGCCTCGCGCGCGCCCTCGACCGGTTCCGCCCGGACCTCGTGCACTTCCACAACGTCTACCACCAGCTCTCGCCGTCGGTGCTGCGCCCCGTGCGCTCCCGCGGCATCCCGTCGGTCATGACCCTGCACGACTACAAGCTCGCGTGCCCGAGCTACCAGCTCCTCAGCCACGGGGAGATCTGCGAGCGGTGCGTCGGCGGCAGCACCCTCAACGCCGTGCGCGAGCGCTGCAAGTCCGGCTCCCTCGGGGCGAGCGCGGTGCTCGCCGTCGAGTCGGGCCTGCACCGCCGGCTGCACGCCTACGACGGGGTCGACCGCTTCGTCAGCCCGAGCCACTTCCTGCGCACGATGATGCTCCGCGCCGGGATGGCCCCGGAGCGCATCGTCACCCTGGCCAACGTCGTCTCGCTCGACGACGTCGCGCCCGTCCCGCCGGCCCCCGCGGCGCCGGGCGACCCCGCCCGGTTCGTCTTCGCCGGGCGCCTGTCCCCCGAGAAGGGCGTCGACACCCTCGTCGAGGCGCTGGGGGCGACCCCGACCGGCGTCGAGCTCGACGTCGCGGGCGACGGCCCCTCGCGCGCCATCCTCGAGGAGCTCGCGGCGCGGGTCGCGCCGGGCCGCGTGCACTTCCACGGCCGGCTCGACAAGGCCGCGGTCGCCGGCCTCGTCGCGCGCTCGCGGGCGATGGTCGTGCCCTCCCGCTGGTACGAGAACCAGCCGATGACCATCCTCGAGTCCTTCGCCGCGTCGACGCCCGTCGTCGCGACCGCGCTCGGCGGGATGCCCGAGCTCGTCCACGACGGGGTCGAGGGGCGCGTCGTCCCGCCGAACGACCCCGCGGCGCTCGCGCGCGTGCTCGGGGAGCTGGCGGCCGACCCGGAGGAGACCCGCGCGATGGGGACGCGGGCCCGCGGCCGGTTCGACGCCGAGTTCACCGGCGAGGTCCATCTCGCCGGGTTGGCCGCTGTCTATGATGAGGCGCGCCGAGCCGCCGCTGGTGGCCGCGCCGACACCACGACGGAGGGCTGAGCCATCGCCGACGCCACCTGGCCGGCCGAGGAGCACACCGGCTCCACCACCTCGCGCGGTCGTGCCCGGGTCGCCTTCGTCGCCGGGACCGGACGCAGCGGCAGCACCCTCGTGAGCAACGTCATCGGCCAGCTGCCGGGCTGCCTGTCCGTCGGCGAGGCCCGCTACACCTGGGGCCGTGGCGCCGCCGCGAACCACCTGTGCGGCTGCGGCAGACCGTTCTCCGAGTGTCCCTTCTGGCAGGACGTCATGGCCGAGGTCGGCTCCGGCCGACCGCCGCTCGACGCCGCGGGGACCGCCGAGCGCATCGACGCCCGGCTGCGGGTGCGCTCGGTGCCGGCGATGGAGCTGCGGCGCCTGCGCGGGCGCCCGGAGGTCCTCCCCCACGCCGACGACCCCGTCATCGCCGACCTCTACCACGCGCTCGCCGCCCGCCCGGGGGCGGAGCGGGCCGTCGTCGACTCCTCGAAGCTCCCTCCGTACGCCCGCCTGCTCGACGGCCTGCCGGGGGTCGACGTCTTCCTCGTCCACGTCGTCCGCGACCCCCGCGCGACCGCCTTCTCGTGGCGCCGGAGCAAGGCGACCCGCGACGCCGCCGACAGCGCGCGGATGCCGCGCATCTCGGTCGTGCGCAGCTCGGTCATCTGGGTGCTCTGGAACCTCATGGTCCCCCGCTGGTGGCCGCAGGAGCGGCGGATGACGGTGCGCTACGAGGACTTCGTCGACGACCCCGCGGCCGAGCTGGCCCGCATCGCCCAGGCGCTCGGCACGACCGTCCCCGACGGCCTCGTCGAGGGCGCGTCGATCCACCTGAGCCCGACGCACTCGGTCGCCGGCAACCCGGACCGCCTCGACGCCGGCGCGGTGCGCGTACGTCGCGACGACGAGTGGCGCACCGCCATGCCGATGGTGCAGCGCTGGGCCGTGACGGCCCTCTGCCTCCCCGGCCTGCGCCGGTTCGGCTACCGGGTCCGCGCCCGCTGACGGCGCGGGAGCGCCTCTCGCTCAGGCGAGGTGCGTGCCCGGCCGCGGGTCGTAGGCCATGAGGTCGTCGAGGTCGTAGCCGTACTCGGCGATCTCGGCGCCGAAGCGCCGGGTGATGAGGGAGCGCTGGAGGCCCCCCGGACGCACGGGGCGCCGGTAGGACTCCCACGCCCGCTCGTAGACGTCGCTCGCGGCGCCCCGCACGGTGTCGGTCGGGATCGGCCCGGTGAGGCCGAGGAAGGACCGGACGGCCTCGAAGGTGGCGCCGGGGTCCCGGACGAGCTCCTCGTACCGGACGACGTGGACGTGCTCGAGGTGCGGCAGGTCCTCGCGCAGGATGCGGTGGGCGACGAGCCAGTGGCCGACGAGGTCGGCGAGGCTCGCGAACTTCCGGGGGTCGCGCGAGACGAAGTGCGTCCACTTGCGGGTGGACAGCGCGACCGTCACGGGGTGGCGCACGACCATGACGAACCGCGCCCCGGGGAAGAGCGCCTGCAGCAGACGGCTCTTGGTCATGTTCGGCGGCGACTTCTCGACGAGCCGGTCGCGACCCAGGTCCCAGTACGGCGTCCAGGCGGCGAGGAGGCGCTCGGCGTTGGCCGGTGTCGCGAGCTCGCTGGCCTCGGTCAGGTGCGCCCGCGGGTCGCGGGCGAAGTGGCCCGAGCCGCCGTACGTCGTCCCCGGCGGGTAGACGTCCTGGAGGTGCTGGCCCTCGTCCTCGATCACTCCGGTGCCCTCGAGGCCGCTGACCTCCGGGTGCTCCCCGAGGATGCGGGCGAACGGCGTCGTGCCGCTGCGGTGCAGCCCTCCGACGAACACCAGGCGGGATGGGTCGACGGACGGGGTGGTGCTCCGGGGGTCGCTCACTGCGTGATCTCCTCGAGGGCTGACGCGGGGCCGGTGGTGGTGGTGATGAGGACCGGTTGCCCGGTCACGGTGGTGGCAGCCGGGGAGGTGGCGCCGACGGTGGTGTCACCGTCGAGCACCTCCCCGGTGGCGCCCGGGACGGTGGGGACCCGGACGCTGCCGCCGGTCGCCCAGGCGACGACGGTCGGCCGCGTGGAGCCGAAGGTCGCTCCCGCGAGGCCGGCGCGCCGCACGCCGGCGACCGGGGCGTCGTCGGCCGCCGCCCGCGAGACGAGCGCGAACGCGCTGAAGGCGCCCCGCACGTCACCCGAGGCGGTCAGGAGGCCGTGGAGGTTCTGTCCCTGCCGGCCGTCCGGGTTGTCGAGGAACGGCAGCCAGAGAACCTTGCGGACCCCGGCCCCGAGGGCGATGACGGTCGACTTGACGACCTCGGCGGTCCGCTCCCCCGCGGCCGGCGAGCGGTCCTCGTCGTAGATGCCGAGCTCCCACAGCTCGAGCGGCACGCCCTCGGGGGTGCGCGCGCGGACGAAGGCGAGCATCGCCGGCAGCGCCTGCCAGGGCTCGTAGAAGTGGACCTGGCGGACCTGGAAGACCCCTTCGCGGAAGAGGCCGTCGATCGCGTCGGTGAAGCGCACCATCGAGGACGGCCCGGGCCTGGCCAGCTCGGCCCGCAGGCCGGC is from Arthrobacter sp. NEB 688 and encodes:
- a CDS encoding sulfotransferase, which gives rise to MSDPRSTTPSVDPSRLVFVGGLHRSGTTPFARILGEHPEVSGLEGTGVIEDEGQHLQDVYPPGTTYGGSGHFARDPRAHLTEASELATPANAERLLAAWTPYWDLGRDRLVEKSPPNMTKSRLLQALFPGARFVMVVRHPVTVALSTRKWTHFVSRDPRKFASLADLVGHWLVAHRILREDLPHLEHVHVVRYEELVRDPGATFEAVRSFLGLTGPIPTDTVRGAASDVYERAWESYRRPVRPGGLQRSLITRRFGAEIAEYGYDLDDLMAYDPRPGTHLA
- a CDS encoding glycosyltransferase encodes the protein MRILHVNKFLYRRGGAEGYMLDVGALQRDAGHEVEVWGMTHPDNLPGLPLADTFAPHVELEPAPGGLAGLAASARMVWSPASGRGLARALDRFRPDLVHFHNVYHQLSPSVLRPVRSRGIPSVMTLHDYKLACPSYQLLSHGEICERCVGGSTLNAVRERCKSGSLGASAVLAVESGLHRRLHAYDGVDRFVSPSHFLRTMMLRAGMAPERIVTLANVVSLDDVAPVPPAPAAPGDPARFVFAGRLSPEKGVDTLVEALGATPTGVELDVAGDGPSRAILEELAARVAPGRVHFHGRLDKAAVAGLVARSRAMVVPSRWYENQPMTILESFAASTPVVATALGGMPELVHDGVEGRVVPPNDPAALARVLGELAADPEETRAMGTRARGRFDAEFTGEVHLAGLAAVYDEARRAAAGGRADTTTEG
- a CDS encoding O-antigen ligase family protein, which codes for MTVELPVALRRPSAASLEPTWNRTVTTGLVALAVVASVTSGYGILTGSSRLAVLPLAAVVGLALVFVAATRFSWFILLLLAIRAGTDALKLSGSDAGSTASNTVSARGLDPSSIIGVLFLVFALLWLAASFYAHGSRNFSSVSTMLVALLAAGAFSVLGSSHVQASVLQLARLTSAVMMYLVLERLIVDRRMLRRVLAACFVSLVVPLGYTVVGLLTGDASAEVKGGFTRLTGTFTQSNDYARYLCFLVLLGVAVLPYVSRSSKRLLAPLLAVAGVFLLMTLTLGAIGATAAGMVLIALLQRRYGLLGLLVVAGIGAVVLAPGLLGRLTESTTGSELGGGATGNSLSWRLGYWASLLTINKNNPITGIGLNATQYYTESAKQPHNDYLQAYVETGIVGLLAYLGLIVAMLVVTARAVRRTQRGTLEWGVAGGALVCVVMFAVMSVAANVIQSVAIFWYVLAITACASAAGSLAARESRSGVGPAAGTTAGTPTARVEPAHAPA
- a CDS encoding sulfotransferase gives rise to the protein MSNVIGQLPGCLSVGEARYTWGRGAAANHLCGCGRPFSECPFWQDVMAEVGSGRPPLDAAGTAERIDARLRVRSVPAMELRRLRGRPEVLPHADDPVIADLYHALAARPGAERAVVDSSKLPPYARLLDGLPGVDVFLVHVVRDPRATAFSWRRSKATRDAADSARMPRISVVRSSVIWVLWNLMVPRWWPQERRMTVRYEDFVDDPAAELARIAQALGTTVPDGLVEGASIHLSPTHSVAGNPDRLDAGAVRVRRDDEWRTAMPMVQRWAVTALCLPGLRRFGYRVRAR
- a CDS encoding oligosaccharide flippase family protein, translated to MPRPDDAAAPVAARTADDPTADDPTAERPVRGAGGGDDVRRMARGGGLNIVGAAFSQGSLFVIMLVLALGTSGADVGRYSMCYALLTILTLVALGGVRATMTRFVAMRLADADPGAVRGTIRLGMGVAVGGSIAVSLALALLAGRVADLLQEPGLREGILLVALAVSAATVQGAALAATQGWRSQRAFTLIGQILDPGLRLVLTVLAVLLGYGLMGALWALVVSSWTAALLAVVVLVRRLRRVERARPTYTPRPMASFAVVSWGSTLATTGLVWTDTLILGHLASAEDVGTYTVATRLVGLAIFVLNPINSAFVPSVARLHHLGDRAGVDVAYGAANRWIIRLSAPAFVLLLVFPDDLLGMFSGGYASAAAVTVVLAVGQLANAAAGPCGSVLNMTGHVRLSLADNVAALVLNVVLNLLLIPRLGVLGAALAWTVSLVLVNGVKWLQVRRLLGIRATGTGTGATLVAVLPAAALAVGLGLVLDGAAAVLLVAAPAVLLVYVAILLLRGLEPDDRAMLDQVLRRGGRGRRGRSSEASTV